The Moritella sp. F3 sequence TGCTGTATCACGAGATACTTCAAAACCAGTAACAGCAACGCTTTGATTAAAGCGTGATAACTCTGAATTAGGACGATAAGTCGACATCTGGTCGTTCACTAATTCTAAACGTCTATCAATCTCAATTTGGATATCTTGCTTATCTTGTTCAGACAGTGGGAAACCCACGACTTTCATGTGATAAGTAGTACCCATAGTAGGACCAGAAAACAGTACTTCTTCAGTACTTTTTTGTTCACTACAACCAAGAATGAAAATGGCTAGCCCCATCAGAGCTAGCCATCGATACATCGATTTGAATTGAATCAAAAAATATTAGCCAAAGTCATCTAGCATGATATTTTCATCTTCAACACCAAGGTCTTTCAGCATACCGATAACAGCAGCATTCATCATTGGTGGACCACACATGTAGTACTCACAATCTTCTGGTGCTTCGTGATTACCTAAGTAGTTTTCAAGGATCACGTTATGGATGAAGCCTGTGTAACCTTCCCAGTTATCTTCTGGTTGTGGATCACTTAGTGCAACATGCCATTCAAAGTTTTCGTTCTCTTTTGCAAGCATATCGAAATCTTCAACATAGAACATTTCACGCTTAGAACGAGCACCGTACCAGAATGAAACCTTACGTTTTGTATCTAAACGGTTCAACTGATCGAAGATGTGTGAACGCATTGGCGCCATACCAGCACCACCACCAACAAATACCATTTCATTGTCAGTTTCTTTTGCAAAGAACTCACCAAATGGACCTGAGATAGTTACTTTATCGCCAGCTTTTAGGCTAAAGATATACGAAGACATCTTACCTGCAGGTAAAGATAGATCACGCGGCGGTGGCGTAGCAATACGCACGTTAAGCATGATGATACCCGCTTCTTCTGGGCAGTTAGCCATAGAGTAAGCACGGATAGTATCTTCATCAACTTTAGATTCAACATCAAAGAAGCCAAAGTGTTGCCAATCGCCACGGTATTCTTCAGGAATATCATAGTCTGAATATTTAACGTGGTGAGCAGGCGCTTCAATTTGGATATAACCACCGGCGCGGAAAGGAACCACTTCACCGTTTGGAATAGCCATTTTAAGTTCTTTAATGAACGTTGCTTTGTTATCGTTAGAGATAACTTCACATTCCCATTTTTTAACACCAAAGATTTCTTCTGGTAGCTCAATATCCATGTCAACTTTTACACTAACTTGGCATGATAGACGTTCGCCATCACGAGCTTCACCTTTAGAGATGTGGTCAAGTTCAGTTGGTAGAATATCGCCACCGCCTGATTTAACTTTCACACGACACTGGCCACAAGTACCACCGCCACCACAAGCTGAAGAAACGAAAATACCGCTTGCAGCTAGTGAACCTAGAAGTTTACCACCTGCACCAGTCACCACTGATTTCTCAGGGTCACCGTTAATACTAATTGTAATATCACCTTCACTTACCAGTTTAGACTTAGCAAACAGAATGACTGTTACCAAGGCTAAAACGATAATTGTGAACATGACTACGCCGAGAATGATTTCCATCGACTTATCCTTTGCTCTTGAAACGTGCTGACCGAAGCCAGCCGTTTATTATAACTGAATACCAGAAAATGACATGAAACCTAGCGCCATAAGACCTGCTGTAATAAAGGTAATACCTAAACCACGTAGACCATCTGGCACATCTGAATATTTCATTTTCTCACGAAGACCAGCCATCGCAACGATAGCTAACATCCAACCTAGACCACTACCAAAACCATATACTACTGATTCTGTGAAGTTATAGTCACGTTGTACCATGAAAGATACACCACCGAAGATTGCACAGTTAACTGTGATCAACGGCAGGAAAATACCCAGTGCGTTATATAGAGCCGGTAAGAACTTGTCTAACACCATCTCTAAGATTTGTACTAACGCGGCAATTACACCAATGAACGTGATGAAACCTAGAAAGCTTAAATCAGCTTCCGGGAAACCAGCCCATGCAAGTGCACCAGGAGCAAGTACGCTGCCATAGATCACTTGGTTAACAGGAATAGAAATAGTAAGTACAGCTGTTACTGCAACACCAAGACCGATCGCTGTTGTCACTTTCTTAGATACAGCAAGGAATGTACACATACCTAAGAAGAATGATAATGCTAAGTTTTCAATGAAAATAGCACGTACGAACAAACTAATATAATGTTCCATCGTTTACCCCTTTGGCTCAACTTGCTCTGGTTTCCACGTACGTAGAGCCCAAATCAATAAACCAATGATGAAGAATGCACTTGGCGGTAGTAGTAATAGACCGTTTGACTGGTACCAACCACCGTTTTGGATAAGTGGTAAGATTTCAATACCAAACCAAGTACCTGAACCAAAGATTTCACGAACTGTCGCAACAGCAAGTAAGATAGCACCGTAACCTAAACCGTTACCGATACCGTCTAAGAAACTTGGTAGAGGCTTGTTCTTCATTGCGTAAGCTTCAGCACGACCCATTACGATACAGTTTGTAATGATCAGACCAACGAATACCGAAAGCTCTTTTGATAACTGGAACGCTACCGCTTTAAGTACTTGGTCAACAACAATTACAAGGGATGCGATAATTGCCATTTGCACAATAATACGCACACTGTTAGGGATCATGTTACGCACTAACGAGATGAAGAAGCTTGAGAAAGCAGTAACTACCATTACAGCGATAGTCATTACAAACGCAGTTTCCATCTTCGTTGTTACAGCCAATGCAGAACAAACACCTAAGATTTGTAATGCAATCGGGTTGTTAGTGGCAATGGGTGCGGTAACAATTTCTCTTAAGTCAGACTTAGCCATTGTTTGAGCCTCCGTTTTGCAATTTCTTCAGGAAAGGACCAAAACCGTTTTCACCAATCCAGAACTGGAATGTATTTTCAACACCTTGACCTGTTAGCGTAGCACCAGATAAACCATCAATACCTGAAGGCGTATTATCTTGACCACCGCCTTTCACGACACGGATTGCAACATCACCATTCGCATCGAACAGTTGCTTGCCTTCCCATTTAGCTGTCCACAGTGGGTTTAACACTTCACCACCTAGACCCGGAGTTTCACCTTGCTCATAGTACTGAATGCGTTTCACTGTTTTGCCATCTTTGTCGATTGCAACGAATGCATACATCGTTGACCATAGGCCACGGCCGTATACAGGTAGTACGTAAGACTCAACATTACCTTGCGCATCTTTTACAAGATAAACATCAGCAACATTTGAACGACGCTTGATACCTGCAACGTCCTTACCCGTTAAGTCAGTACTTTTCGTTAGATCTTTTACGTTTTGAAGTTGATCAAATGTCGCTGCATTCTCTTCAACATATTCGCCCGTAGTTAAATCAACAAATTTTGCATCAACAAACTTCGCGTAGATTTCGCCAACGTTAGCATTTTCTTCTAACTTGCCTGCAACAGAAAGTAGGTTAGTTTGCTTATCCAATGCTTTGTTAGCATTTTGAGCATCACGTAGACCTACAGCCGCGCCAGATACGACGATTGAACATACTAAACACAACGCCGCAACGATTGTGATAGTTTTCAGTGGAGTTTCTTTACTAGCCATTGCGTGCAAGTCTCCGTTTAATGTTAGCTTGAACAACAAAGTGATCAAATAGAGGTGCGAATAAGTTAGCAAACAAGATTGCTAGCATCATACCTTCTGGGAATGCAGGGTTAACTACACGAATTAATACAACCATTAGGCCGATAAGAATACCGTATGCCCATTTACCGTTATCAGTAAATGAAGCCGATACAGGATCCGTCGCCATGAACATCATACCAAACGCGAAACCACCGATAACTAAATGCCAGTAGAATGGTACTTCGAACATTGGGTTAGTGTCTGAACCGATCATGTTGAATAGTAAGCTTGTCGCTACCATACCAATCATAACACCAGCAACGATTCTCCAAGATGCAACACCAGCGATAAGTAATACGCTACCCGATAATAGGATAATTAACGCAGATACTTCACCAGTAGAACCTTGCATGTTACCAATGAAGGCATCAGCCCACGTTAGCGAACTTGTCAGTCCTTCAAGACCACCTGCAGCAGCAGAACTCAGTGCTGTAGCACCAGAGAAACCGTCAACAGCTGTCCAAACAGCATCACCTGAGATGTCAGATGGGTATGCGAAGAATAAGAACGCACGACCAGCAAGTGCTGGATTTAAGAAGTTCTTACCTGTACCACCGAATACTTCTTTAGCGATTACAACACCAAAAGTAATACCGATAGCCGCTTGCCATAATGGAATGTTAGCAGGCAGAATAAGTGCAAATAAGATTGATGTTACGAAGAAACCTTCATTTACTTCATGCTTACGCACGGCAGCAAATAACACTTCCCAGAAACCACCAACCACAAACACTGTCGCGTAAATAGGGAGGAAGTAAACCGCACCATATAGCATACTTGCTATAACACCTGCGCCCTCACCAATTGTAACGCCAAACATGTTTAGTAGTGCAACATGCCAATCGTCAAATGCAAGACCAGCACCTGATGCAATAGCCGAGTTTGCTTGAGCACCAATGTTGTACATGCCCCAGAAAACCATCGGCAATGCACACATCCACACTAAAATCATAATACGTTTTAAATCGATATTATCACGTACGTGTGTTTTACCTTTTGTAACAAAACCTGGTGTAAATAAACCGGTTGCCACCGCTTCATACAAGGCAAACCATTTTTCGTGTTTACCACCTGGTTCGAAGTGATGTTCCATCCCTTCGATATAATTCTTAAGACCCATGCTTAACCTTCCTTCTCAATTGTCGTTAGACAATCACGTAGAATTGGACCAAAGTCGTACTTACCTGGGCAAGAGAAAGTACATAACGCTAAATCTTCTTCGTCTAATTCAAGACAACCTAACGTAATCGCTTCATCTGTGTCACCAGTTACTAACGAGCGTAGTAACATAGTAGGTAAGATATCTAATGGCATAACGCGCTCGTAGTTACCCATAGGCATCATTGCACGATCACTACCACCAGTGGTTGTAGTAAAGTTGAATTGACGTGCACGATTGAATGCAGAGGTAAATACGTTAGCAACTGAGAATTTGTCACTACCAGGTTTCATGTAACCTAGGAATTCCTTCTCACGACCTTCAGCTAAAGCACTGATTTGGTTGTGATAACGACCAAGATAAGCATTTACTGTGTAAGCTTGAACACCAGATAATACAGAACCTGAAATAACACGGTTTTCACCAGCGTTAAGTTCACTTGCAGTTAATTCTGTAATTGATGCGCCTAGACGAGTGCTAATCAAACGAGGTTTTTTCACAGCAGGGCCTGCTAATGAAATAACACGGTCAGTATGTAATTCACCTGTAGTGAACAACTTACCGAAAGCAATAACGTCTTGGTAGCCAATAGACCAAACAGTACGTTTAGTACCAGCTGATTCTAATAAATGAATATGTGTACCAGCAAGACCAGCAGGATGAGGACCAGCAAAAGCTTGCTCTTCAACATTTGATGCTGCTGATTTAGGTAATGTACCTTCTGCTTTACAAACGTAAACTTTACCGCTTGTTAAGTGAGAGATAACATTTAAACCATCAACAAATGCATCGCTGTTTTGATTAATAATTAATGCAGCATCTGCAGCAAGTGGATTTGTGTCCATCGCTGTAATAAAGATTGCTGATGCATTACTATCAATTGCAGGAACACGGCTAAATGGACGAGTGCGTAATGCAGTCCATAAACCTGAGTCTACAAGATTGGTAACCACGGTGTCGCGGTCAAGATTAGCAATTTCAGCTGATGCAACTTGAGCAAATTTCTCACTCTCGTTACCATCTACGTCAATCACTACCGATTGTAAGATCCGCTTAGCACCACGGTTAACTTCAGCAATTGTTCCTGCAGCGAAGGCAGTATATTTAACGCCTGGGGTCTTTTTGTCTTCAAAAAGAACCTGACCTTTCTTAACACGATCACCAACTTTAACACTCATTGTTGGGCGCATTCCAATATACTCTTCACCTAGAACAGCAACTCGTTTGATAGCAGGGCCATCATGAATTACTTGCTCAGGTTTACCTGCGATAGGTAGATCCAGTCCTTTTTTTATCGTAATCATACTCACATGCACTACTTTTTTTAGGAAGATAAAGAACACTTTTGCCAGTAAAAATCACACACGCGAATACCAATTAATGAGTATTCACAAAGTGGTGTGGTTTCGTTAACAAAAAATTTGGGGTTATTCTAGCACTTATTTAAGATGATTGCTCGCACTTCATCGAGTAACTGCCTCGAATAAGGCAAAGTTTTAAACAGGTCTAAAGATATAAATATAATCAAATTAAAACAGTAACTTAAAAATTTAAAACTGAAATAATGTTAAACATTTAAACAAAATAAGCGGTTTTGTTACGCTGATTTTAGTCAGATATAACGATATCTTTACTAATTAAAACAAAATCTTTAAAAATTAACATGCACTTACAACCAGTAACATTATACAGATCATTTTTGGCATTCATGATTAATCAATTAAAAGCTAACCAAGGCAATCTGGCGACTCGGGTACGCTTTGATCTTGATCATGTTTTTTAGCCCATTGTGCGGGTGTATAGGCATGAATTGATAATGCATGAATACCCGCTTCAAATTGGGCAACTAATGCAGCGTTCACCATACGATGACGTGCGATCAACATTTTACCGTCAAATTCGCTTGTTACTATCACCACTGAAAAATGAATTTCACTACCTGGTGGCACATTATGCTTATGGCTATCACAAACCACCTCTAAATGTTGAATATCAAAACTCGCCAATAATTGCTGTTGAATATCGTTACCTAATGACATTTAAAAACCTCTTCTTTATATATTTAGTAAA is a genomic window containing:
- a CDS encoding NADH:ubiquinone reductase (Na(+)-transporting) subunit B, which translates into the protein MGLKNYIEGMEHHFEPGGKHEKWFALYEAVATGLFTPGFVTKGKTHVRDNIDLKRIMILVWMCALPMVFWGMYNIGAQANSAIASGAGLAFDDWHVALLNMFGVTIGEGAGVIASMLYGAVYFLPIYATVFVVGGFWEVLFAAVRKHEVNEGFFVTSILFALILPANIPLWQAAIGITFGVVIAKEVFGGTGKNFLNPALAGRAFLFFAYPSDISGDAVWTAVDGFSGATALSSAAAGGLEGLTSSLTWADAFIGNMQGSTGEVSALIILLSGSVLLIAGVASWRIVAGVMIGMVATSLLFNMIGSDTNPMFEVPFYWHLVIGGFAFGMMFMATDPVSASFTDNGKWAYGILIGLMVVLIRVVNPAFPEGMMLAILFANLFAPLFDHFVVQANIKRRLARNG
- a CDS encoding NADH:ubiquinone reductase (Na(+)-transporting) subunit D, which codes for MAKSDLREIVTAPIATNNPIALQILGVCSALAVTTKMETAFVMTIAVMVVTAFSSFFISLVRNMIPNSVRIIVQMAIIASLVIVVDQVLKAVAFQLSKELSVFVGLIITNCIVMGRAEAYAMKNKPLPSFLDGIGNGLGYGAILLAVATVREIFGSGTWFGIEILPLIQNGGWYQSNGLLLLPPSAFFIIGLLIWALRTWKPEQVEPKG
- the nqrF gene encoding NADH:ubiquinone reductase (Na(+)-transporting) subunit F, which codes for MEIILGVVMFTIIVLALVTVILFAKSKLVSEGDITISINGDPEKSVVTGAGGKLLGSLAASGIFVSSACGGGGTCGQCRVKVKSGGGDILPTELDHISKGEARDGERLSCQVSVKVDMDIELPEEIFGVKKWECEVISNDNKATFIKELKMAIPNGEVVPFRAGGYIQIEAPAHHVKYSDYDIPEEYRGDWQHFGFFDVESKVDEDTIRAYSMANCPEEAGIIMLNVRIATPPPRDLSLPAGKMSSYIFSLKAGDKVTISGPFGEFFAKETDNEMVFVGGGAGMAPMRSHIFDQLNRLDTKRKVSFWYGARSKREMFYVEDFDMLAKENENFEWHVALSDPQPEDNWEGYTGFIHNVILENYLGNHEAPEDCEYYMCGPPMMNAAVIGMLKDLGVEDENIMLDDFG
- a CDS encoding Na(+)-translocating NADH-quinone reductase subunit A, giving the protein MITIKKGLDLPIAGKPEQVIHDGPAIKRVAVLGEEYIGMRPTMSVKVGDRVKKGQVLFEDKKTPGVKYTAFAAGTIAEVNRGAKRILQSVVIDVDGNESEKFAQVASAEIANLDRDTVVTNLVDSGLWTALRTRPFSRVPAIDSNASAIFITAMDTNPLAADAALIINQNSDAFVDGLNVISHLTSGKVYVCKAEGTLPKSAASNVEEQAFAGPHPAGLAGTHIHLLESAGTKRTVWSIGYQDVIAFGKLFTTGELHTDRVISLAGPAVKKPRLISTRLGASITELTASELNAGENRVISGSVLSGVQAYTVNAYLGRYHNQISALAEGREKEFLGYMKPGSDKFSVANVFTSAFNRARQFNFTTTTGGSDRAMMPMGNYERVMPLDILPTMLLRSLVTGDTDEAITLGCLELDEEDLALCTFSCPGKYDFGPILRDCLTTIEKEG
- the nqrE gene encoding NADH:ubiquinone reductase (Na(+)-transporting) subunit E is translated as MEHYISLFVRAIFIENLALSFFLGMCTFLAVSKKVTTAIGLGVAVTAVLTISIPVNQVIYGSVLAPGALAWAGFPEADLSFLGFITFIGVIAALVQILEMVLDKFLPALYNALGIFLPLITVNCAIFGGVSFMVQRDYNFTESVVYGFGSGLGWMLAIVAMAGLREKMKYSDVPDGLRGLGITFITAGLMALGFMSFSGIQL
- a CDS encoding BolA family transcriptional regulator; this translates as MSLGNDIQQQLLASFDIQHLEVVCDSHKHNVPPGSEIHFSVVIVTSEFDGKMLIARHRMVNAALVAQFEAGIHALSIHAYTPAQWAKKHDQDQSVPESPDCLG
- a CDS encoding Na(+)-translocating NADH-quinone reductase subunit C, which translates into the protein MASKETPLKTITIVAALCLVCSIVVSGAAVGLRDAQNANKALDKQTNLLSVAGKLEENANVGEIYAKFVDAKFVDLTTGEYVEENAATFDQLQNVKDLTKSTDLTGKDVAGIKRRSNVADVYLVKDAQGNVESYVLPVYGRGLWSTMYAFVAIDKDGKTVKRIQYYEQGETPGLGGEVLNPLWTAKWEGKQLFDANGDVAIRVVKGGGQDNTPSGIDGLSGATLTGQGVENTFQFWIGENGFGPFLKKLQNGGSNNG